From the genome of Sporomusa sphaeroides DSM 2875:
ACTTCATATGAACCACTTCCTCTTATTATTATGCTTTAATGATAGCATCCACTTTTTTGATTTTTATTAGAAAATACTGGCTGAAAATAAAAAAAGCCGTTTACCTTAAAAAGGCAAACGGCCCAAAAATTTAATATTTTATACGAACACGTCACACCCCTTAAGCAAGGGCAGAAGTAAGTTTAGCTCCTAATTCTTTGCATTTAGCAAGACCTGCGTCATCAGGAGTACTTTGAACTGTCAACCCGTCGTCCACCAACACAACACCGAGTTTCTTCATCCGCTCCATCCAATCTCTCATCCATTGTCCGTCGCCCCAATCGTAAGATCCGAACAAAGCTAATGGTATGCCGGATAAGCTTTGCCCCTCCAGGGATTGAATGAATGGCTCCATCTCGGATTCTTCCAGAACTTCATCCCCCATGGAAGGGCATCCAAGAGCAACAGCATTGGCACTAAGCACATCCTCAATCGAAGCCTTATCAACAGAAGTTAACTGCACGGTAACTCCATCCAAGCCGGCCCCTGCCGCAACTGCTTTCGCCATCTCCTCTGTATTGCCTGTGCCACTCCAGTAAATAACCACTACTTTTTTCATAATTCATCCCTCCATATATTTGGGCCTCAGGTAAAAATACCCAGCCTTGTTCCACGCTATTTGATAACTTGCGGTTCATCAGACTCCCAATTATTTTGTTATTGAAAATAATTCTCAATAAATTGTCGAAAAAATAAGCCTGCGCAGGCTTTTGTTAATAATGCACTTAATTGAGATGCGGCTAGACTATCTTCCATTAATAAGCCACTTGCAGCAGCCGGAAATCTTAAAACGGTGTAGTCATCGCCAGAGACAACTATCATCCCATCGAGTGATAACAATTCTCATTTGTATATTACCATTATTTGAAATTGCTGTCAATAGCAATATAAAATTTAAATTTCTCCGGCTGCCTTATTCCTGTATTCCTGAATTTCAGCAGTTAGTTTATACTCATTCTTTTTCAACTCAGCAAGAAACCCGTTCATAACTTTTGAAAAACTACCACTATTAGCATCAAATGCAGTTTCTGAATACGTTTTCCGGGCCTCCGGCACCATCTGCTTGGTATCATAGCTAAAAAGCGGCGTATTATTAGCCCCATAGAGTGCAAACACCGAATACCGTTTTAGCAGTTGTCTCATATCTTCTATTTTGGCAGAATTGGCATATTCTTTAATAAACTGTTCCTGCGTCTTTGCCCGCTTAATTATTTCACTCCAGCTTATCATCAGGGCTGCATCTTTAACCGGGGTTTTATCTGATTCAACAGCCATAATATCAATGTACGCAACAATATCCTGGGATACGGCGTTCCGATACTTGTTGTAGAAGGCATAATCAATAACAGGAAAGTACATTCCTTCGGCTGTTTCTATCTTGAAGCCGCTGCTTTGGGTCTCTAGCAATAAATCTCTCGCTTCTTTATTTTCAATGCTACTGATAGCCTGGCTTGTCAAACCATTTTTATAGCTTTTTGCCACTACCTTTTGGACTGCTTCATTATCGCCAAACTTATCTTGCAGTTTTGGCAGCTTCTCTTTCTGCACTGTTTCAAGCCCAATAATCATCGTTGCTGCACCGGCTTGCGATACGGCAACTATATTGCCGTCAATATACTCAATTATTTCCGGAACAGTGACCTCTGTTTTTTGGCGCAGTGCATTAAAGTTATCGATAACCGCTTTTTCTTTGACTGCCGCAGCCTGAGAGGCTTGTTGCCCAGCAGGTTCCGGTGATGGTGCACTACCGTTATTCGCACAGCCCCCTACCGCCAAAACGAATATAAGAATCAGGCTGATGTTTGTTATTTTATGTATAAACTTTTTCATGCCAAGCTCCTTTCATGCAGTAAATTTTTTTCTCATACTTAGTTTAACGTTTCAGCGATTGTTAGGTAACGCAACTAAGCAATAATTATCAATCAGTATTAGATAGTATTGCCACCCAGGCTATGCAATAGTCTGAACGGTCCTATTCCTCACACTCATTATCACCAGGTTTTTCCCCTCTTGATAAATGCTGCTAAAGCAAAAAAAGCTGCGCTAAACTTGTTAGCACAGCCCTATTCGTTACTATTATTTATTTGTTCGCAGTGTTTACTACATATTTTTTGTCGTTACCAGGGCAGCCATTCCTCGGCAAACAGCGGATATTTCTCAGCAATCCCGGCCACTTGCCGGCGAATCTTTGCCAATACTTCAGGCTGATTATGATTTTGCAACACTTTCCCTACTAAAACGCCGACCTCATACATCTCGGCTTCCTTCACACCACGTGTGGTTAAAAACGGGCTGCCGATGCGTATTCCACTAGATACATTGGGTGGCAAAGCATCGAACGGAATCATGTTTTTATTGGTGACAATCCCAACCGAGTTCAAGATATCCTCCGCCTCTTTGCCTGAGGGAATCAGGGGGGTAACATCAGCCACAATAAGATGTGTATCCGTACCGCCGGTAATTAACCGCAACCCCTGCGACAAGCAGCCTTGCGCCAGCGCTTGTGCATTCAAAAGGACTTGCCTGCTGTAAAGCTTGAACTCCTCAGACATACACTCCTTGAACAGCACGGCCCTGGCGGCAATCATGTCCATTTTCGGGCCACCCTGAATGTTCGGAAATACCGCTCTGTCAATTTTGTCGGCCAATGCCTGGCGGCAAAGAATAACGCCACAACCACGCGGTCCCCGCAGTGTTTTTTGCGTCGAAAAACTAACCACATCGGCGTGCGGCACTGGTGACGGGATAACCCCGGCGGCAATTAAGCCGACATCATGGGCACAATCAACCCACAAAAATGCCCCCACTGATTTGGCAATTGCAGCAAATCCCGCATAATCAATCAAGCGCGGATAAGAAGATGCACCGCAAATGATCATTTTGGGATTGTGCTGCTGTGCTAATTGTTTAACTTCCTCCAGGTCAATGCGTTCAGTTTCCTGGCTTACTCCATATTGAACAACATTGAACATCTTCCCACTGACATGAAAAGCCGCACCATGGCTCAAATGCCCGCCATGACTTAAACTCATTGACAAAATGGTATCCCCTTGCTTCAAAAGCCCATGCAAAATAGAAATATTGCCGATAGTCGCATTTGCGGCCTGCAGATTAGCATGCTCGCAACCAAATAACTGCTTGAGTCTTTCTATCGCCAAATTTTCAACTTCATCGGCAAATTCACAACCGCCGACAAAACGCCTGCCCGGATAACCTTCCGTATTCTTATTGGTAAAAACACTGCCTTCCAGGAAAGTCGCCAGAGGAGACGCATAGTTTTCTGATGCAATCAGGCCAAGCGTGTTTCTTTGTCTGTCTTCTTCCTGTTGGAGCAGCCTAGCCATGACTGGATCAAACCGTTCCAGCATTTGCAGTGTTGTCTCTTTTTCCATAAAAATACCCTCTTTTCTTTTTTGTTATTTTGGTAATGCGGCACCGAAAATAAAAAAGACCAAGAAGAGTGAGCTGTACTCACACATCTTGGTCTTAAATATCTCGGTAAATGAAGAATATTCACATACCAATAGATAAGACTATATTTAATTTGTATGTATCGTAACACAATTGTCTGAGAATTGCAATTACTTTTTTAGAGGATATTTTTCTTAACCATCATGTACCGGTTGTGCGCATCCTTTAACGCGACAATTAATGTTTTTTGCACCAGGCCGAAAAACCGCTGCTGGATATCCCGCACCATACCGTCAATCCCAGTGGCTAAGTTCTGTCCAATCAACAGTGACCGGATAAAATCCTGCGTCATGGTCCTGACGGTATTGCAGGTGACGTCTACAATAAGATCTGTCTCTGTATCAACAATAAAACTTAGAAAGAATACATTATAGACAGTAGAAATGGCATCTTCCTTACTTGGCTTTGCCTGTCCGGTGATAAAAATTGTATTCGGTGCATAGTCCATATTGCCCCACTCCCTTTCGACTACTCAAACACCGTGAAATAAGGCTTGTCCGTCAGCCTTCGCTTCTCGGCAGTATTGGTCTGCATTACCTGCTTGATTATAGTATATGGGTTTTACCTGTAATCATCAATATAATCAGGCAAGGTTTGTCCCGGGAGGGATGCTGAGTCTCTGCTCATGACGGCTTGGCAGAAACCGGGAAGGAGACTGCCACCAGTTACCTGCCAGACAGCTGTAATCTACTCTTGCTTCCTTTCCAACGCACTGGCAATCCGTTGTAATGCTTTATTTATGCCGCCCAGTTGCATTAATGTGTAAATAACCACGCCAGCGTACAAAACCATAAAGATCATCCCAAACGGAAAAAATCCATCATCTATCATCATTATTATCACCCCTCATATAGCTTAATCTATATGCTATGGAGTTATGCATAAAAATAAGCCCCCGGGAAGGCCCTCTTTGTCTTGCATTTGCCGTGCACTACGGATTTACTGATGCAGCAGGGAAAAACAACTATTGGTAGAATACCTTGGGAAATCAGTTATTTGCTGAGTTTAGTTATCAAAGCAAGCCACGATAGAGACGTTTATTTAGATAATATAACGATAAAGAAAGTGAATGAAAGCCAATGATTCAACACAGGCAAACGTTAAAAAATATAAGTTTTATACTTTTATTTATATTATTAATTATAGGATTAAGTAACTCTTCTCACGCAGCAAGCAATATATTCTTAACAGAAGAAGAACGGGCTTATATCGCGAAAAAGGGAGTAATAAAAGCGGTATCGCTTGACGGAGTAGCGCCAATACAATATTCAGATAAAAACAAAGAAGTACAGGGCATCTCCAAACGTGTGCTCCAGGAAATATCAGCAATAACAGGTCTTACATTCGAGTATACGTTATATGGGTCTTTACGTGAAGTGTTTGAAAGTAATGCAGAGATTGCTTTTGGTATACCCAATAATTATGCGCCCCCTGACATGATATTGTCTAAACCATATTTACGAAGCGAAACAATACTATATATAAATGCCGCGCAAGATCCCAATAACCTTGATAACAAAATATATGCTGCGGTAAGAGGAAGCGCACTTCCCAAAGGCATAAAAGAAGAAAATTCTATTTACTTTGAGACAAGAGAACAAAGCTTAGATGCCGTAGAAGCCGGAAGAGCTGATTATGGCTATGGTAATGCATATTCAGTAGCATTTTATACACTGCAAAATGGCTATAAAAATTTAGTTACAATTCCTAAAGGCAAAGAAGCAAGAGCATATTGTATTGGCTTTTTTCATGAAGATGAGATACTAATCTCAATTATTAATAAAGCACTGAGTGAGATTGGTGAAAATCAATTGCAAAATCTGGTGTTAGATGTTGCAGCACAAGTTGAAAGAAAAATTACTTTTTCAATGGTTATAAATAGGTATGGCAAAGAAATTACTTTTATCATTATTGGAGTCTTGAGTATCTTGCTATTTGCTATTACTTCCAATGTTAAAGCAAATAAGACTCTAAGAATGAATAATCGCCGCTATGAGGTCTTGTCTGAAATCTCCAACGAGTACCTGTTTGAATATTTTACAAAGACTAATCGCTTACAGTTGTCAGAAAGCTTTATTCAACAAATAGGAACTCAAGAAAACCTTAATGAAGCTAACAGGATACTAAAAAACATGTTAGCCAATACTGCTGCGGATAGGCAATATTTTGAGATTAAGCTTCCGCTTGCCAATGGCGAAGTAGGTATATTCAAGGTAATACACCTGAGTGTAAACGACGACAATGGAAATTTAGTTTCCATTATTGGCAAAGTAGTTAATATTAGTGATGAAGCTGCGAAAAGGGAAGAACTAGCCAACAAAGCGTTATTAGATGGCTTAACAGGTTTATATAATGCTATAACAACTAAGGAACTCATTCAAACCGCGATATGCAGCCGTCAGGAAAAACAACGGATTGATGCATTTATCCTGATTGATTTGGACTATTTCAAGGATATTAATGATACGCACGGGCATTTAGCCGGTGATAACGTATTACTCCAGCTGGGAAAAGTCTTGAAACAATCATTCAGAACCACTGATATTATTGGGCGAATTGGCGGTGATGAGTTTTGCATATATATGCCAAACATCCCTTCGCTCGATTTTGTTAAAACAAGATGCCAGAAAGTGAGCACACTAATCAATACAGCAATAGAAGATATACCAGTAACAATTAGTGTTGGCATAACATTAGTGGATCAGGATATGGGATATGAAGAGATCTTCAAAAGCGCAGACGAAGTTCTGTATCAAGCAAAGCGAGATGGCAGAAACCAAATTGTTGCTTGGGTGGAAAAATAATATAAAAAATTGCTGCGAGTCCAGGGTTAGCGTATTCATCCTTTAGAGCCTCTGTTTGACCAATAAAAGTTCCTTATCGGCGAGTTGGTAAGAAGATTCTTCTGTTCGGCCATACAGCCCTGACACGCATATAAGCTACCGCGTTATATACAACATCTTCAGATTGAATTCAATTTCATCAGGCTCGGCTTGCTTAATCTGTACATGACGAAAAGAATCTGACAAGATTGATGTAATCTCTTTCTTCTTCTCATCACTCATTCTAGAGCCGAAAATAACCTCTTTGACTGCATTTGCAGGAAATTGAAAGAGGTGAATTGAGTAAGGGGAAGCCTGAATGATTTTACTTGCTTCTTGTAGTGGGCGAATAATTCTCCATTCTTGTTCATAACTCCATTGAGTACTTTTTACCAGAAACATATCAGTACCTGACATTTCTAGCATGGGTAACGCCGGGCGTTTTTCACGATATTCAATTTTACGCAGATGACGAAATTCACCCTTCAGTCCTTTCTCCTCATGAAAGTAAAGATTATTTGCATCAAAACCAATTACAAATCCTTCGTGACTTGCAGCGTAATGAGCCCACATTAATAGATTATCCTGTTTCTCGGTAAGAGACAAAATTCCTATCTTATCGTTAAACCCTTCATCTAACATTTTTCGAACCATTGGGGCGTTAGACTCTACTATTTTGTGAAATAATGCTTTGGCATTTTTCCTTAGTTCTTCTTGGGCTTTTTTATAAAACATGTCAAAAGACATCATAGCTTGAAACTCTCTCGGTAGTTCGTCATATTTCTCTCGTAGCACTTTAGGCATAAGCTCATCAAAAGCGTTATACACTTCTTGCTCCTCGGAAAGCTTACTAATGTATGGCTTAACTTCAAATGGATCATTAAATGCTCCAGGTTGCGTATATCTAACCATACAATTCTGAAGAACGTCTATTCTATCTGGGGTAAGGTACTTATATAGTATCATAGACTCCTCCTAATACTTTAATTGCCAAAACAATATAAATACATATATTTACATATGAACCGATAAAATCCTGCCGCACTGTAAAATAATAACCACCCACCAGAAAACCCGGTAGGTGGCTATATCTAACCTTTTAGAACTTTTATAGCATTCCTAGCTAACAAATCACACCTATTATTCTTCTCATTATCGCTATGACCTTTTACCTTTACCCAACTAACGCTATGGATATTTAATAATTCTATCAACCTGATCCACAAATCTTGATTCTCAACAGGTGTCTTTTTACTAGTTTGCCAGTTATTCTTTTGCCATTTGTTAACCCAATTATCAGTAAATGCCTTACACACATAGGCACTGTCTGTATATATTACAACTTCACATGGCCGCTTTAATGTCTCTAATGCCTTAATTGGCCCTGTCAATTCCATCCGGTTATTAGTAGTATGCGATTCATTGCCGGACAATTCTTTTTCTATGCTTTTATATATAAGTATTGCTCCCCAACCACCAGGGCCAGGGTTGCCACTACAGGCACCATCGGTATATATTTCAACGCTATCCATGCTAAACTCCTTAATCATTAATGCTTCAAAAACGATCCTAAGTATTACTTTGCGGCTAAACTTTTCAATGTGTTTATTTTTCCGGCTTCGTAATATCAACAACTAATTTTTCCGACTGATAAACGGAATAAACTAACTCATGCCATTGTACAGCCGATAAGTAGGCCTGCCTTGATTCAATCATGTATCCAATAATTTTCAAAGACTTTCCAGCTATAAAGATAACAATAGACAAAATTCCATTGCTGACCATTAAACTAACATTGCTATCTGCTGGTATAGCTAGTGCTATCTCAAGAAACTCAGCTCGATAAACTGCGATTTTCACTGCCAGGGACAACAAATTGTGTGTTAATCCATAATGGAATTTATAATTTTTCGAAAGTCTCCAATAAGCCTCGGATTATCATACAATAAAGGTTGCTTTTCCCACAAGTATTTTGTAAATTCTATCTCAAATGCTTTGTTATAAGCAGTTTGATGTTCTAATGTTTTTTCCCCAATTGAAATTTGAAAATGGCTTTGCTACATGATGTTAGATACGCATGCTTCTATCTCTTTTATTTCATCTATGTTATTTAGTAGCTTGGGACTACAAAAGAAATATTCCTTAATGTACTTCATCTACCCACCTCTACCAAGTTTTTCTATAGACAATACACAATTCCTGCAAGATATCACACTATAAATTGTACAATTGCTAAAATGAGCAGTCGGCAGGAAGCATCCCGCTGACCAGGTATTACTTTTTAAAAGAACCTCTCGGCAACCTTTAGAATGACTCTGATATCTGTTCGACCATAAATACATTTCTATCATTTGCCTGCCCCATTAGATCCAAGTATAAAGAAAGTGCAGTAAGCAAAATTAATATATTACATGTCTGAATCTCAGTAAGATCTGAAGTATCCCTAAGATTGATTAAATAGGGAGAGTCTTCGTGAGCAATATATTTTTCAATAGAGTTGACAGATACATGAGTATCATCAAAGTAAAGCCGATATACACTTTGATATATTATTTCGAGATTTGCCCTTTTGGTTAATTGTTCGATTGGTTCTATATCACTTATCAGTCCATTATCTTTTTTAGCCTTTACCTCATCTCTCATTTGCTCGAAATGGAGAAGCAAGGGGACGCAAAATCTGCTTCGTAACAACACTTGATTTTATAATTTCTGGAGGGAGACTGGGGTCTGACACGATAGAAGCAAAATGTACGTCCCCACGCTTCCGTCTTAGGTAGCGTGTAAAAATGCCCCGTTAGCACGCGACCCAAAGTCCTTTTTGCCCCTATAAAAGAAAAAATCCGTAGGCTATAAACCTACGAATTTACTGAATTTCCTGGAGCGGGCAACGAGATTCGAACTCGCGACCCACGGCTTGGGAATTGGTCAAATGGAGTTTTACACCACCTAACCAGTCCCTAAGGTTCTAATGAAATCAGGATTTTCCAGGTTCAGAAGAATTATCTTTTCCTATCAAATCTAGCCCGTTTTATTGCGTTTTGTCCCGCAGATTGTCCCGCAAAATAATCCTAAATTAGTAGCTACGTTACTTTATATTATACATGTCATACCTTAACAAAAAGCCCCTGAGAACCTTCTACCTTACTTTGTATACTTACTCTTGATATTAAGCTCGTTAAGCTGCTAACCTTTCAACAACATACTGAGAACCTTCTATCTTACTTCGTGTACTTACTCTTGATATTAAGCTCGTTAAGCTGCTAACCTTTCAGCAACATACTGAGAACCTTCTACCTTACTTTGTATACTTACTCTTGATATTAAGCTCGTTAAGCTGCTAACCTTTCAACAACGTACTGAGAACCTTCTACCTTACTTCGTGTACTTACTCTTGATATTAAGCTCGTTAAGCTGCTAACCTTTCAGCAACATACTGAGAACCTTCTACCTTACTTTGTATACTTACTCTTGATATTGAGCTTGTTAAGCTGCTAACCTTTCAACAACATACTGAGAACCTTCTACCTTACTTTGTATACTTACTCTTGATATTGAGCTTGTTAAGCTGCTAACCTTTCAACAACATACTGAGAACCTTCTTAACGTTTCAACCAAAAAACTGTTTACTCAACTATTAATTCATAGTACTGATTAGGGTCATTCCTATTCAAAGCCACTCTCCGTATAAAACCTTTTGCTGCTAACTCTTCTAACACTTTTCTACTTACATTAGTACTTCGTTCAATTATCTTTGCCAACTCTTTTGTAGTTACTTTCCCACGGCTATACATAATCTCCAATGCCTGTTTATGATGAGACGGCAGACTATTCCACTCACTGCTCACCAGAGTACCAATCCGTTCTTGCCGCCGATTCCTTCTCATAAATACATTATTCTTCAGAGTAAGCAGTACCGACTGATTATTTGGTTCATCATAAATAGGCTCATCTAAAAAGAATGACTTCATCTCCTCATAAATACGCTTAACTCCTTCACCAAGTTCTTTAACCCAACCAAACTCAGTAAGAACTCTAGCAATTCTCGGATTCCTAGAATACCTGACCTCCCGAATATTCGATGTAGTAACAATGTTAGGCAGCTTGCCAGGACTCACTATCTCCATTCTATCGTCAAACAATAGAATCTTTATATCATCGCCTTGTATGTTATAAGCTCTATGTGTAACAGCATTTACAATGCCTTCTTGCCAAGCAAACGCAGGGTACTCCGGAATAGAAACAAACTTGCCATCCAGAGGATTGAGAGCTGTAAACGTCCGCAACTGGCTTTGAACCAAACTGCGTGCGGTTTCTATCTGCTTAACCAGAGGCCCTTCAATATATTCTTGTTTAATAATATTCATGCTCGTACCGACTTCTGCTTTTCCGCCTTCATACCGGATGAAACGAATACGGGCATTCGGAAGATAGGCACTTGGATATTTAGCAAAAAGCAATACCCCAGCAATTGTAATTAACGGTCTGTCTGCACTTCGCTTTGCTAAACCTCTGGCATAAAGGATTTGTAGCAAATCGTCTCCCTGAAAATTCACTGCCTTTTTATATTCGCTCAATAATTCTTCATCCAAGTCTTCCCAGCGACAGTCCTCAATCACGTTATCTTCAAAAAGACGTTCACCTTTGTCATACTCCAAGCTTAAACGCTGTTCAAAGGAAAGCTTCTTACTCTCATCACCAACCCGCAGGAAAACTTCATCCGCGCTATTTCTATGGACCCTATCTGAGCTGGCTTCAATATGGAGGAAGAGCAACCGGTCACTATTTCCATTATTCTTAATTACATCAACAAATTCAGGAGTATACCTAACCGAAGGAATGCATTTTTCAAAACCACACTGTATAAAATCATTAATTTTTACATTACCCTGTGCATCAATTCCTTCGATAGCTCTATCTTTAATTCCTATGGCTATCGTCCCACCATCGGCATTAGCAAACGCGATGACAGTCTCGGTTAACTTTGCTATGGATATAGAGGCGGACTTCCTATCAAAGTATTGGCTCTCGACACCAGGGGTAAGTAGAAATTCCATAGTTAAGTTTGTATTATATTTTGACAACATCCATCTCACCTCATCCTGAATAAAGATAATCTAATTTACATTATATACCAAAAAGGTTTAATAATACAGCATACACCATCAATTAGTATAAACAATTTTAGGTACATCTAAAATCATTATACTATAAAAAAGGAACCACCCCAAGGAATGGCTCCATTTAGTACAATTACGCAGCATCACGCCGTTCTTCCGGTATGCAGACAGAAGTCTGCACACCAACCGAATAGCCTGTAGATGATTCACGAAAAAGACCTTCTAGTGCCTTAACTGCAGTGTCTTGCATATCTGGTAATAAGTGGCTGTATGTATCCAATGTCATCGTGACTGTACTGTGACCAAGCCGCTCCTGTACAATTTTAGGATTTATCCCTTCCAGGAGAAGCAACGTGGCATGTGTATGGCGTAAGTCGTGAAATTTGATACTGCGGTCAATACCTGCGTCTACTAGCATTGCCTTGAAATGCCGTGTAGTAAAGTTGCTGGTATCTACCGGCCTGCCAAACATATTCGCCACCACAAAATTATTATTTTCGTATTTATCACCAAGTTGCGCTATTTGCTCTTCCTGCCATGTTTTATAAATTCGTAATTCTTCAGTAACTTTGTCAGGTAAGGGTATCTGTCGCTTAGACTTTTGGGTTTTA
Proteins encoded in this window:
- a CDS encoding flavodoxin, producing the protein MKKVVVIYWSGTGNTEEMAKAVAAGAGLDGVTVQLTSVDKASIEDVLSANAVALGCPSMGDEVLEESEMEPFIQSLEGQSLSGIPLALFGSYDWGDGQWMRDWMERMKKLGVVLVDDGLTVQSTPDDAGLAKCKELGAKLTSALA
- the glyA gene encoding serine hydroxymethyltransferase, which translates into the protein MEKETTLQMLERFDPVMARLLQQEEDRQRNTLGLIASENYASPLATFLEGSVFTNKNTEGYPGRRFVGGCEFADEVENLAIERLKQLFGCEHANLQAANATIGNISILHGLLKQGDTILSMSLSHGGHLSHGAAFHVSGKMFNVVQYGVSQETERIDLEEVKQLAQQHNPKMIICGASSYPRLIDYAGFAAIAKSVGAFLWVDCAHDVGLIAAGVIPSPVPHADVVSFSTQKTLRGPRGCGVILCRQALADKIDRAVFPNIQGGPKMDMIAARAVLFKECMSEEFKLYSRQVLLNAQALAQGCLSQGLRLITGGTDTHLIVADVTPLIPSGKEAEDILNSVGIVTNKNMIPFDALPPNVSSGIRIGSPFLTTRGVKEAEMYEVGVLVGKVLQNHNQPEVLAKIRRQVAGIAEKYPLFAEEWLPW
- a CDS encoding DUF3870 domain-containing protein, whose amino-acid sequence is MDYAPNTIFITGQAKPSKEDAISTVYNVFFLSFIVDTETDLIVDVTCNTVRTMTQDFIRSLLIGQNLATGIDGMVRDIQQRFFGLVQKTLIVALKDAHNRYMMVKKNIL
- a CDS encoding transporter substrate-binding domain-containing diguanylate cyclase; translation: MIQHRQTLKNISFILLFILLIIGLSNSSHAASNIFLTEEERAYIAKKGVIKAVSLDGVAPIQYSDKNKEVQGISKRVLQEISAITGLTFEYTLYGSLREVFESNAEIAFGIPNNYAPPDMILSKPYLRSETILYINAAQDPNNLDNKIYAAVRGSALPKGIKEENSIYFETREQSLDAVEAGRADYGYGNAYSVAFYTLQNGYKNLVTIPKGKEARAYCIGFFHEDEILISIINKALSEIGENQLQNLVLDVAAQVERKITFSMVINRYGKEITFIIIGVLSILLFAITSNVKANKTLRMNNRRYEVLSEISNEYLFEYFTKTNRLQLSESFIQQIGTQENLNEANRILKNMLANTAADRQYFEIKLPLANGEVGIFKVIHLSVNDDNGNLVSIIGKVVNISDEAAKREELANKALLDGLTGLYNAITTKELIQTAICSRQEKQRIDAFILIDLDYFKDINDTHGHLAGDNVLLQLGKVLKQSFRTTDIIGRIGGDEFCIYMPNIPSLDFVKTRCQKVSTLINTAIEDIPVTISVGITLVDQDMGYEEIFKSADEVLYQAKRDGRNQIVAWVEK
- a CDS encoding DUF2971 domain-containing protein, with protein sequence MILYKYLTPDRIDVLQNCMVRYTQPGAFNDPFEVKPYISKLSEEQEVYNAFDELMPKVLREKYDELPREFQAMMSFDMFYKKAQEELRKNAKALFHKIVESNAPMVRKMLDEGFNDKIGILSLTEKQDNLLMWAHYAASHEGFVIGFDANNLYFHEEKGLKGEFRHLRKIEYREKRPALPMLEMSGTDMFLVKSTQWSYEQEWRIIRPLQEASKIIQASPYSIHLFQFPANAVKEVIFGSRMSDEKKKEITSILSDSFRHVQIKQAEPDEIEFNLKMLYITR
- the rnhA gene encoding ribonuclease HI, yielding MDSVEIYTDGACSGNPGPGGWGAILIYKSIEKELSGNESHTTNNRMELTGPIKALETLKRPCEVVIYTDSAYVCKAFTDNWVNKWQKNNWQTSKKTPVENQDLWIRLIELLNIHSVSWVKVKGHSDNEKNNRCDLLARNAIKVLKG
- a CDS encoding DUF5677 domain-containing protein is translated as MRDEVKAKKDNGLISDIEPIEQLTKRANLEIIYQSVYRLYFDDTHVSVNSIEKYIAHEDSPYLINLRDTSDLTEIQTCNILILLTALSLYLDLMGQANDRNVFMVEQISESF
- a CDS encoding ATP-binding protein, coding for MLSKYNTNLTMEFLLTPGVESQYFDRKSASISIAKLTETVIAFANADGGTIAIGIKDRAIEGIDAQGNVKINDFIQCGFEKCIPSVRYTPEFVDVIKNNGNSDRLLFLHIEASSDRVHRNSADEVFLRVGDESKKLSFEQRLSLEYDKGERLFEDNVIEDCRWEDLDEELLSEYKKAVNFQGDDLLQILYARGLAKRSADRPLITIAGVLLFAKYPSAYLPNARIRFIRYEGGKAEVGTSMNIIKQEYIEGPLVKQIETARSLVQSQLRTFTALNPLDGKFVSIPEYPAFAWQEGIVNAVTHRAYNIQGDDIKILLFDDRMEIVSPGKLPNIVTTSNIREVRYSRNPRIARVLTEFGWVKELGEGVKRIYEEMKSFFLDEPIYDEPNNQSVLLTLKNNVFMRRNRRQERIGTLVSSEWNSLPSHHKQALEIMYSRGKVTTKELAKIIERSTNVSRKVLEELAAKGFIRRVALNRNDPNQYYELIVE